One window of the Klebsiella sp. WP3-W18-ESBL-02 genome contains the following:
- a CDS encoding YbfA family protein: MELYKKYPAHVVLMRRTFAVVAGILALPVMLFWKDRARFYSYLHRVWSKTSEKPVWMEQAEEAACDFY; the protein is encoded by the coding sequence ATGGAACTGTACAAAAAATATCCTGCACACGTCGTGTTAATGCGCCGTACTTTCGCCGTGGTGGCGGGGATTCTGGCGCTGCCGGTGATGCTGTTCTGGAAAGACCGCGCCCGTTTTTACAGCTATCTGCACCGCGTCTGGTCGAAAACCAGTGAGAAACCGGTATGGATGGAACAGGCTGAAGAGGCCGCCTGCGACTTTTATTAA
- a CDS encoding type 2 GTP cyclohydrolase I: MKNTELEQLINEKLGSGAFSDYAPNGLQVEGRETVQKIVTGVTASQALIDEAVRQQADAVIVHHGYFWKGESPVIRGMKRNRLKALLANDINLYGWHLPLDAHPELGNNAQLAHLLGINVMGEIEPLVPWGELSMPVSGLELASWIEVRLGRKPLWSGDTGPEKVSRVAWCTGGGQGFIDSAARFGVDAFITGEVSEQTIHSAREQGLHFYAAGHHATERGGIRALSEWLNETTDLDVTFVDIPNPA, from the coding sequence ATGAAAAATACCGAGCTAGAACAACTGATTAATGAAAAACTTGGCAGCGGTGCCTTTAGCGATTATGCACCTAATGGCCTGCAGGTCGAGGGGCGTGAAACGGTACAGAAAATTGTGACCGGCGTGACCGCCAGTCAGGCATTGATTGATGAAGCCGTACGCCAGCAGGCGGATGCGGTTATCGTCCATCACGGTTATTTCTGGAAGGGCGAGTCGCCGGTGATTCGCGGCATGAAACGCAACCGCCTGAAGGCGCTGCTGGCAAACGACATCAACCTCTATGGCTGGCATCTGCCATTGGACGCACATCCAGAGCTGGGGAATAACGCCCAGCTGGCGCACCTGCTCGGTATTAACGTGATGGGTGAAATTGAACCCCTGGTGCCGTGGGGGGAACTGTCGATGCCGGTTTCAGGGCTTGAGCTGGCGTCGTGGATAGAAGTGCGTCTGGGGCGTAAACCGCTGTGGAGCGGCGATACCGGGCCGGAAAAAGTCTCCCGCGTGGCCTGGTGTACCGGCGGCGGACAGGGGTTTATCGATAGCGCAGCGCGTTTCGGCGTGGATGCCTTCATTACCGGTGAAGTGTCAGAACAAACCATTCATTCTGCTCGCGAGCAGGGGCTGCATTTTTATGCTGCGGGCCACCATGCGACCGAACGCGGCGGCATTCGTGCGTTGAGCGAATGGCTCAATGAAACCACCGATCTGGATGTCACCTTTGTTGATATCCCTAATCCGGCCTGA
- the phrB gene encoding deoxyribodipyrimidine photo-lyase: protein MPTHLVWFRADLRLHDNLALAAACRDPHAQVLALYIATPQQWAAHAMAPRQAAYLAAQLNALRQALAEKNIPLIFHEVADFAASIEVVRSVCKRHAVTHLFYNYQYEFNERQRDRQVEHSLVDTVCQGFDDSVILPPGAVVTGNHEMYKVFTPYKNAWLRRLREHLPECVRAPAPRNAPAVIAGPAITLTYPQQPFDPALFPADENTAIQRLRQFCQQGASEYESQRDFPAIEGTSRLSACLTVGVLSPRQCLHRLLAEQPAALDGGAGSVWLNELIWREFYRHLMTYYPRLCQHQPFIKWTDNVRWHDAPAALTAWQRGQTGYPIVDAAMRQLNATGWMHNRLRMIVASFLVKDLLIDWREGERYFMSQLVDGCLAANNGGWQWAASTGTDAAPYFRIFNPTTQGERFDKSGAFIRQWLPELAAVPDSAIHQPWTWAEKQGRGLDYPRPIVNHSEARVATLAAYEAAKKNEA from the coding sequence ATGCCTACGCATCTGGTCTGGTTCCGCGCTGATTTGCGCCTGCATGACAACCTCGCCCTTGCCGCTGCCTGCCGCGATCCGCACGCGCAGGTGCTGGCATTGTATATTGCCACCCCGCAACAGTGGGCGGCGCACGCCATGGCCCCCCGCCAGGCCGCCTATCTTGCCGCGCAGCTGAACGCGCTTCGTCAGGCGCTGGCAGAGAAAAATATCCCGCTGATTTTCCACGAGGTGGCTGATTTTGCCGCCAGCATTGAGGTGGTGCGCAGCGTCTGCAAACGGCATGCGGTCACGCACCTTTTCTACAACTATCAGTATGAGTTCAACGAGCGTCAGCGCGATCGCCAGGTGGAACACTCGCTGGTGGATACCGTCTGTCAGGGGTTTGATGACAGCGTGATCCTGCCACCGGGGGCGGTGGTGACCGGCAATCACGAGATGTATAAAGTGTTTACGCCGTATAAAAACGCCTGGCTACGACGGCTGCGTGAGCACCTACCGGAGTGCGTTCGTGCGCCAGCGCCAAGAAATGCGCCTGCGGTAATAGCTGGGCCGGCGATAACATTGACCTATCCGCAGCAGCCGTTTGATCCGGCGCTGTTTCCTGCCGATGAAAACACGGCGATTCAACGGCTGCGTCAGTTCTGCCAGCAGGGCGCATCTGAGTATGAATCTCAGCGTGATTTCCCGGCGATTGAGGGGACCAGCCGTTTATCCGCGTGCCTGACCGTTGGCGTACTGTCACCGCGTCAGTGTCTGCATCGCCTGCTGGCCGAGCAGCCAGCGGCACTGGACGGCGGTGCGGGCAGCGTGTGGCTAAACGAACTGATCTGGCGTGAGTTTTATCGCCATCTGATGACTTATTATCCTCGGCTCTGTCAGCACCAACCGTTTATCAAGTGGACAGATAATGTCCGCTGGCACGACGCCCCGGCGGCGCTGACGGCCTGGCAGCGCGGGCAAACCGGCTATCCGATCGTCGACGCCGCGATGCGCCAGCTCAATGCTACTGGTTGGATGCATAACCGCCTGAGAATGATCGTCGCCAGCTTCCTGGTGAAAGACCTGCTGATCGACTGGCGGGAAGGGGAGCGCTACTTTATGTCGCAACTGGTGGATGGCTGCCTGGCGGCTAACAACGGCGGCTGGCAGTGGGCGGCCTCAACCGGTACCGATGCAGCGCCCTATTTTCGTATCTTTAACCCGACAACCCAGGGCGAACGTTTTGATAAAAGCGGGGCGTTTATCCGTCAGTGGCTGCCGGAACTGGCGGCGGTGCCGGACAGCGCGATTCATCAGCCGTGGACGTGGGCTGAGAAGCAGGGAAGGGGATTGGATTATCCGCGGCCCATCGTTAATCACAGTGAAGCGAGGGTTGCCACGCTTGCCGCCTATGAAGCTGCGAAGAAAAATGAGGCCTGA
- the dtpD gene encoding dipeptide permease DtpD gives MNKSQSQPKAIYYVVALQIWEYFSFYGMRALLILYLTNQLKYNDTHAYELFSAYCSLVYVTPILGGYLADKVLGNRMAVMLGALLMVIGHMVLGASEVAPMFLYLSLAIIVCGYGLFKSNVSCLLGELYEPTDPRRDGGFSLMYAAGNVGSIVAPIACGFAQEQYSWAMGFTLAAVGMLAGLVIFISGRRHFAHTRGVNKEVLCARSFLLPNWGWLLVLLVVAPLFITVLFWQEWSVYALIAASIIGLAVLAKIYRRAETAEQRKDLRLIVVLTFFSLLFWAFAQQGGSSISLYIDRFVNRNVLGYEVPTAMFQSVNAFAVMLCGVVLAWLIKEQVTRNRDLRIWGKYALGLGLMSAGFCILTLSARWSASYGHSSMPLMLLGLSVMGFAELFIDPVAMSQITRIQIPGVTGVLTGIYMLLSGAVANYVAGIIADQTSQASFDSAGAADYSINAYIDVFSQITWGALACVGVVMVIWLYHSVKVRQRRLAVDA, from the coding sequence ATGAATAAATCACAATCGCAGCCGAAGGCAATTTACTACGTTGTCGCCCTGCAAATCTGGGAATACTTCAGCTTCTACGGCATGCGCGCGCTGCTGATTCTGTATCTCACCAACCAGTTGAAGTACAACGATACTCACGCCTACGAGCTGTTCAGCGCCTATTGTTCACTGGTTTACGTCACGCCGATTCTCGGCGGCTATCTGGCCGATAAAGTGCTGGGTAACCGCATGGCGGTGATGCTCGGCGCGCTGCTGATGGTCATCGGGCATATGGTGCTGGGTGCCAGCGAAGTGGCCCCCATGTTCTTGTATCTGTCGCTGGCCATTATTGTCTGCGGCTACGGGCTGTTTAAATCCAACGTCAGCTGCCTGTTAGGCGAGCTGTATGAACCCACCGATCCGCGCCGTGACGGCGGTTTCTCGCTGATGTACGCGGCGGGTAACGTCGGGTCAATCGTGGCGCCTATCGCCTGTGGCTTCGCGCAAGAGCAGTATAGCTGGGCGATGGGCTTTACGCTGGCTGCCGTCGGCATGCTGGCCGGGCTGGTCATTTTTATCAGCGGCCGTCGCCACTTCGCTCACACCCGCGGGGTCAACAAAGAAGTACTGTGCGCGCGCAGCTTCCTGCTGCCCAACTGGGGCTGGCTGCTGGTACTGCTGGTCGTTGCACCGCTGTTTATTACGGTATTGTTCTGGCAGGAATGGTCGGTCTATGCGCTGATCGCGGCTTCGATTATCGGCCTGGCGGTACTGGCGAAAATTTACCGTCGCGCCGAAACGGCTGAACAGCGTAAAGACCTGCGCCTGATTGTGGTGCTGACCTTCTTCAGCCTGTTGTTCTGGGCCTTTGCCCAGCAGGGCGGCAGCTCAATCAGCCTGTATATTGACCGTTTCGTTAACCGTAACGTGCTGGGCTACGAAGTGCCGACCGCCATGTTCCAGTCGGTGAATGCCTTTGCGGTCATGCTTTGCGGCGTGGTACTGGCGTGGCTGATTAAAGAGCAGGTGACCCGCAACCGCGATCTGCGGATCTGGGGCAAGTATGCGCTGGGCCTGGGGCTGATGAGCGCCGGGTTCTGTATTCTGACCCTCAGCGCCCGCTGGTCTGCCAGCTACGGGCACTCCTCCATGCCGCTGATGCTGCTGGGGCTGTCGGTGATGGGCTTTGCGGAGCTGTTTATCGACCCGGTGGCCATGTCGCAGATTACCCGTATTCAGATCCCGGGCGTCACCGGTGTACTGACCGGCATCTACATGCTGCTCTCCGGCGCGGTGGCCAACTATGTGGCGGGCATTATTGCCGACCAGACCTCGCAGGCCTCGTTTGATTCCGCCGGTGCGGCAGACTACTCCATCAATGCCTATATTGACGTCTTTAGCCAGATTACCTGGGGCGCGCTGGCCTGCGTCGGCGTCGTCATGGTTATCTGGCTGTACCACTCGGTGAAAGTTCGCCAACGCCGCCTGGCGGTTGACGCGTAA